A single region of the Bacteroidales bacterium genome encodes:
- a CDS encoding RNA methyltransferase, with translation MKKKTSEMGRLSLSEFSKAKKNPTIIILEDIRSQHNVGSVFRTADAFRISKIYLCGITATPPNKEIQKTALGATESVSWKYSEKTEDVINELKKNGYTIVGVEQTHNSLDLIRDKCFSSEEKIALIFGNEVFGVSESTLASCDRIVEIPQYGTKHSLNISVCAGILIWELFKIQNK, from the coding sequence ATGAAAAAAAAGACTTCTGAAATGGGGCGCCTTTCATTATCGGAATTTTCTAAAGCTAAAAAAAATCCGACAATAATTATATTGGAAGATATTCGCAGTCAACATAACGTAGGCTCAGTTTTTCGCACAGCAGATGCTTTTAGAATTTCAAAAATATATCTTTGCGGAATAACAGCAACGCCGCCAAACAAAGAAATTCAAAAAACAGCATTGGGAGCTACAGAAAGCGTTTCATGGAAATATTCAGAAAAAACTGAAGATGTAATAAATGAATTAAAAAAAAATGGATATACTATTGTTGGTGTAGAACAAACACACAATAGTTTAGATTTAATTCGCGACAAATGTTTTTCTTCAGAAGAAAAAATTGCATTAATTTTTGGTAACGAAGTTTTTGGTGTTTCGGAAAGCACTCTTGCTTCTTGCGACAGAATCGTTGAAATCCCGCAATATGGCACAAAACATTCGCTAAATATATCGGTTTGTGCAGGAATTTTAATTTGGGAATTATTCAAAATACAAAACAAATAA